A stretch of DNA from Thermoleophilaceae bacterium:
AAGCGCATCTCGAGCAGCGGCTCGCGGCGATGCAGCTCGTACACCACGAGCGTTCCCAGGCACGCGATTGCCAGCGCGAGGAGGATCGGGATGCGGGTTGTGCCGAAGCCCACGCGGCCACCCTCGATGATCGCGTAGGTGAGGAGGCCCAGCCCGAGGATGACCAGCAGCTGGCCCACAGGATCGATGCGCCGTGGCCGCGCTGCACGCGACTCCGGCACGAACAGGGCCGTGAGCGTGATCGCCAGCGCCCCGAAGGGCAGGTTGACCAGGAAGATCGCTCGCCAGGAGATCGCCGATATGAGGAAGCCGCCGAGCACCGGACCCAGCGCCATCGAGATGCCGAACACCGCTCCCCACACGCCGATCGCCCGCGCACGCTCGCGCGGGTCCACGAACACGTTCCGGACGATCGAGAGAGCCACCGGATTGAGCATCGCTCCGCCGATCGCCTGCAGCACGCGGAACGCCACCAGGAGCTCGAGGCTCGGCGCGATCGCGCACAGAAGCGAGCCGAGTGAGAAGACCGTCAGCCCGACCTGGAATACCCGACGGCGCCCCAGGCGGTCCGCGGTCGAGCCGAAGAACATCAGCAGGCTCGCCACCACCAGCGTGTAGGCGTCGATCGTCCACTGCAACCCGGCGAGCGACGAGGGAAACGAGCGGTGGATGGCCGGCAGCGCGACGTTGACGATCGTCGAGTCGAGGCCCACGATCAGCAGGCTCATCGAGCAGATGCCGAGAATCAGCAGCCGCCTCCGGCGCTCCGGGACTACCTGCTGGTGGTCGGGGCTCGGGCCGGACACGGACATGCAAGCTAGAACCTAGAGCGCCCGTCCCTCCGGGTCACTCATAGGAGATGAACTCGAGCAGGCTGCCGTCCGGATCGCGGAAGTAGACGCTCGTGCCCTCGCCGCGGGCGCCACGGCGAGGGACGGGTCCAAGCTCGGTCTCCACGCCGTGTTCTCGCAGGTGGTCGATGGCCGCGGAAATGGGTCCGGGCCACACGAAGCAGAGGTCGCTGCCACCGGGCGGCACGGGAACGCGCGCGAGCGGCTCCGGCTCGGCGCCGGGGCCGTGGACATTCAGCTGCTGTCCACCGAAGCGGTACATCGCGACACCGTCGGCGTCGCCGATCAGCTCCGCACCGAGGATGTCGCGGTAGAAGGCGTTCGAACGCGCCCTGTCGGACACGTGGATCACGCAATGGTCGAGACTAATTTCCATCGGCACATGGTGCCGGTGCGCGGCCCGCGCGGCTAGTGGTGCTTCTTCTTGGCGGGCTTGAACACCAGCTTGGCGTTCTTCACCGTGACCCGCTTGGCGCCCGGCTGCGCGAGGGTGATCCTCAGCCGCGCGGGCAGCCTATGGAACCTCTTCAGCAGCTTCCTGCCGGTCCTGTTGAGGCTGACCGTGATCGTGCGCTTGTTCCCGGCGTCGATCGTGAACCTGACGCGGCCGACCGTGACGGTCTTCCTGCGCAGCTTCGGCTTGCGGCTCTTCGCGGCAGACACGCC
This window harbors:
- a CDS encoding VOC family protein, coding for MEISLDHCVIHVSDRARSNAFYRDILGAELIGDADGVAMYRFGGQQLNVHGPGAEPEPLARVPVPPGGSDLCFVWPGPISAAIDHLREHGVETELGPVPRRGARGEGTSVYFRDPDGSLLEFISYE
- a CDS encoding MFS transporter → MSVSGPSPDHQQVVPERRRRLLILGICSMSLLIVGLDSTIVNVALPAIHRSFPSSLAGLQWTIDAYTLVVASLLMFFGSTADRLGRRRVFQVGLTVFSLGSLLCAIAPSLELLVAFRVLQAIGGAMLNPVALSIVRNVFVDPRERARAIGVWGAVFGISMALGPVLGGFLISAISWRAIFLVNLPFGALAITLTALFVPESRAARPRRIDPVGQLLVILGLGLLTYAIIEGGRVGFGTTRIPILLALAIACLGTLVVYELHRREPLLEMRFFRSAPFAGASLIAVCLFAATGGFLFLTTLYLQDVRGLSPLHAGLYLVPMAAMMIVFAPVSGRLVSNFGARVPMVVGGLAVLACGLMLTTLAPGTSVPYLFGAYVLFGLGSGLVNPPITNTAVSGMPPGQAGVAGAVASTSRQVGVTLGVAMLGAVAGGGLSGDIGRGFAEATRPAWWIVAGLGLAVSVVGYVSTTSWARGTARRTAERLEGAEVAPDAAALQPAPGSPLERVANRA